One window from the genome of Spiractinospora alimapuensis encodes:
- a CDS encoding SMI1/KNR4 family protein yields MWRELIDELYPDAELAEPAEEGELARIETDLGLPLPWELASLLREVDGVRNSYGDDIVWPAARIIHDNLQARADPDYSVLYAPLDLLLFFGDTDLGTQFAYVHTDYGPGIVYWDHHTDRRRLVAAQLSDYLVRCFRYGGQWCRR; encoded by the coding sequence GTGTGGCGAGAACTGATTGACGAGCTCTATCCCGACGCGGAGCTCGCCGAACCCGCGGAGGAGGGTGAGCTGGCCCGGATCGAGACCGATCTCGGGCTTCCTTTGCCATGGGAACTCGCGTCCCTACTTCGCGAGGTGGACGGCGTCCGCAACTCCTACGGCGACGACATCGTATGGCCCGCCGCGCGCATCATCCACGACAACCTCCAAGCGCGGGCCGACCCGGACTACTCCGTGTTGTACGCGCCGTTGGACCTGCTGCTCTTCTTCGGTGACACCGACCTGGGCACCCAGTTCGCCTACGTGCACACCGACTACGGGCCGGGCATCGTCTACTGGGACCACCACACCGACCGACGCCGCCTCGTCGCGGCGCAGCTCAGCGACTACCTCGTCCGATGCTTCCGTTACGGCGGCCAATGGTGTCGCCGCTGA
- a CDS encoding dienelactone hydrolase family protein, whose protein sequence is MTTVTTSEIRVDDLTAHVARPPTDTETGMLLLPMVTGIGAQVRAYAADVAERGHVAVVWDPWHGPSSDDTPVDELRVMMSGLTDTGCLDEQRRLLDHMHDTHDGLGLCRVGVMGWCLGGRFALLLAARDARVATCVAYHPTVLPETRPNQTEDAVAAAGQIAAPVKLVYPGDDHIVPRTVFDDLQRALQGRPEAATSVGYYPGAEHGFMEERRRERPANRAATTQSWAETLAFATATLG, encoded by the coding sequence CCTCCGAGATCAGGGTCGACGACCTCACCGCGCACGTGGCCCGTCCCCCGACCGACACCGAGACGGGCATGCTCCTGCTGCCCATGGTCACCGGGATCGGTGCCCAGGTCCGCGCGTACGCGGCCGACGTGGCCGAGCGGGGGCACGTCGCGGTGGTGTGGGACCCGTGGCACGGGCCGAGCTCCGACGACACCCCGGTGGACGAGCTCCGGGTCATGATGAGCGGGCTGACCGACACCGGCTGCCTGGACGAACAGCGCCGACTGCTCGACCACATGCACGATACGCACGATGGTCTGGGACTGTGCCGCGTCGGCGTCATGGGGTGGTGTCTGGGGGGACGGTTCGCGCTACTCCTCGCCGCCCGCGACGCCCGCGTGGCCACCTGCGTCGCCTACCACCCGACCGTGCTCCCCGAAACACGCCCGAACCAGACCGAGGACGCCGTCGCCGCCGCCGGCCAGATCGCCGCACCGGTGAAGCTGGTCTATCCGGGCGACGACCATATCGTGCCACGGACCGTGTTCGACGACCTCCAGCGCGCACTGCAAGGGCGCCCGGAGGCCGCGACCAGCGTCGGCTACTACCCCGGAGCCGAACACGGATTCATGGAGGAGCGGCGCCGGGAGCGGCCGGCCAACCGGGCGGCCACCACCCAGTCGTGGGCGGAGACACTCGCCTTCGCCACGGCGACCCTGGGCTAG